The Bemisia tabaci chromosome 5, PGI_BMITA_v3 genome includes a window with the following:
- the LOC109042200 gene encoding UPAR/Ly6 domain-containing protein crok, translating into MNLESAQITLLLVLACVTSGLSIHCFECNSHNDTRCADEKPPDALKKDCSEHLEGSKYTMCRKITQTIEFEVNGLPPDNRVIRTCGWDESNYKNKCYQRSGFGGRQEVCSCSTDYCNAASTSHLAIGSCLVAVVSVLLKMTPLL; encoded by the exons ATGAACCTGGAATCGGCTCAGATAACCCTCCTCCTCGTTCTGGCTTGCGTCACTTCAG GTTTGAGTATTCACTGCTTCGAGTGCAACAGTCACAATGACACAAGGTGTGCTGACGAAAAACCACCAGATGCGTTGAAGAAGGACTGCTCAGAACACTTAGAAGGCTCAAAATACACAATGTGCAGGAAGATCACCCAGACGATAGAATTCGAAGTCAACGGAT TGCCACCGGACAACCGAGTAATCAGAACATGCGGCTGGGACGAATCTAACTACAAGAACAAGTGCTACCAACGATCCGGCTTTGGAGGTCGCCAGGAGGTCTGCTCCTGCTCCACGGACTACTGCAACGCCGCCTCCACGAGTCATCTCGCCATCGGCTCCTGTCTGGTTGCCGTCGTGTCCGTTCTACTCAAAATGACCCCACTGTTATAA
- the LOC109042174 gene encoding uncharacterized protein isoform X1 yields MILNYGVVLTLPLLVVLLSSLQGVDSINCFQCNSMVDLDCPYIQPNQTSSIYYKPCIGDFKGRQPFCRKIEQKIFERDDMVRVVRKCGWERHDKLDCYSASNDDHTETICQCFSDACNGADTSSFSSYKIFTALLVALTVSLRRSLQTPFSIIP; encoded by the exons ATGATTCTAAATTACGGCGTCGTTCTTACACTTCCTCTTCTAGTTGTCCTCTTGTCGTCTCTACAAG GAGTAGACAGTATAAACTGTTTCCAGTGCAATTCCATGGTTGATTTAGACTGTCCCTACATTCAGCCAAATCAGACTAGCAGTATCTATTACAAGCCTTGCATAGGAGATTTCAAAGGAAGACAACCATTCTGCCGAAAAATAGAACAGAAAA TTTTCGAACGGGACGATATGGTGCGAGTAGTGCGGAAATGTGGCTGGGAGCGACATGACAAGCTAGACTGCTACTCGGCCAGCAACGACGACCACACAGAAACGATCTGTCAGTGTTTCAGCGACGCCTGCAATGGCGCCGATACCTCCAGTTTTTCTTCCTACAAAATTTTCACGGCACTTCTGGTCGCCTTGACCGTCAGCCTCAGGAGGTCTCTTCAAACCCCTTTCTCTATAATTCCATAG
- the LOC109042174 gene encoding uncharacterized protein isoform X2 — translation MILNYGVVLTLPLLVVLLSSLQGVDSINCFQCNSMVDLDCPYIQPNQTSSIYYKPCIGDFKGRQPFCRKIEQKRAKILD, via the exons ATGATTCTAAATTACGGCGTCGTTCTTACACTTCCTCTTCTAGTTGTCCTCTTGTCGTCTCTACAAG GAGTAGACAGTATAAACTGTTTCCAGTGCAATTCCATGGTTGATTTAGACTGTCCCTACATTCAGCCAAATCAGACTAGCAGTATCTATTACAAGCCTTGCATAGGAGATTTCAAAGGAAGACAACCATTCTGCCGAAAAATAGAACAGAAAA gagcaaaaattttggattGA